One genomic window of Verrucomicrobiia bacterium includes the following:
- a CDS encoding glycosyl hydrolase family 28 protein encodes MIKKRFLYGSGCALLLWLAALHPSAQAQTIPNAPINLTASVVSAFQISLSWADASTNEDGFKVERSLDGTNFSQIAQVSSNVTNYRNAGLFPSTTYSYRVRAYNAGGASAFSAVASAGTPAPACPLSVVGWGYNVDGEVSPPTTLTNVVAIAAGQYHSLAINRNGTVIGWGYDVFGETTIPGGYSNVVAVSAGAYHSLALTSDRTVIAWGYNGDGEITIPAGLSNVVAIAAGYYHSLALKSDGTVVAWGYNGFGQTNVPAGLAGVVAISAGYYHSLALKSDGTVVAWGYNCCGQTMPPAGLSNVVAIAAGGYHGLALKSDGTVVGWGYNGYGQTTTPSGLSGVLAIAGGIFHSMTLRSDGSTVAWGYNLYGQTATPPGLTGVAAIAGGTYFSLALAPGPGSPSALTATQVGGNEIDLSWAENSSSVQGFRIDRAPDAGGNPGTWAQIATPGAGATTYSDTAVVTSATYWYRIRANNTCGASPYSALKVPTTLVLDDTWSTGVRTNQNLPTSSAWWTSTAGALDAAASNMTLTVGGSSSQIITYFTPDSNSPPIQLNIGDTLTATFKFTFNGVPPNGSSSQGFRFGLFDFADGNNSPKRVSSDGLSVGSQGSSVAGYALFGKVYGKLSDATPIDIRKRINLSSSSLLGTSGDFTSLAKDSLDTNSFGGFANLTPYTLQFVLQRTGLNSMVVTITWLNTVTGATLSDSVTDNSASNFSFDGVGYRPSNNTTAPATNDFQEVTITVSSAPTAPAVTTEPQGQSVFEGQNATFAVVPNGTLPLSYQWYYNTNTPIANATNSTLALTNVHLADAGGYSVLLSNPYGAVTSAAGQLTVGLAAPAISTQPQNLTVIPGQFATFSVTASGSQPLIYQWYYNTNTLLAGATGASVILTNVQSTNAGSYSVVVSNTAGAVTSSNAVLTVNTNPAAPVFITQPASVHVYAGDTASFTATTVGTQPIVYHWNKNTVPIPSANASVLTLTNVQPSDAGSYTVVASNSVGSTTSTGAVLTVTLKSPPLLPNIPTNQFNVINFGAVGDGVTNNATAIQSTINAAAAAGGGTVEIPSAGSLSTYLSGPIVLSNNVNLKIDGGAMLQMLPRSNWPGTATFISGTTLHDVEISGLGSIDGQGTNWWFPLAGSRPNFISFSGCTNVLVQDVTLQNPPTFHLMLKGNNAGITIQGIIINTPGDSPNTDGMDLASTNVLIRNCFISDGDDNIEIGGSGGPAADITVSNCTFGTGHGVSIGSITSGGVHDIIVSNCTFNGTVNGIRMKSDNDRGGLIQNLQYLDITMTNVAYPITIYSYYNTIGTPNNISPSIASVQPVAPVTSLTPIWQNILISNLTVVATTGLNIDGIIWGRTEMLVSNVTFYDVNITAPTNTFVVYNAQGIQFIDSHLTTPTSTNTFTLYNAQITVSNSAPNATLVTLGGLAIPPTNNTMAFFNAQAAITDTNMLGTNPNLTLGGTTLTVSNSLSLGGATTLNFALGANTAEIVVPGALVLGGTLNVADGGGFGATTYTLFSYSGALTYNGLAIGATPSTNFTYAISTNTPGQVNLVVTAVAPTDPFTAWQNQYFGSSTNAQAQPGADPFGKGMSNTNQFLAGLNPTNPASLFKIISTTRNTTDVVIVWRTAGGHTNIVQATGSAGYTANFNDISAPIIIPGNGDATTNYTDSGGATNTPSRYYRVRLVP; translated from the coding sequence ATGATCAAGAAGCGCTTCCTCTACGGGTCAGGGTGTGCCCTGCTCCTCTGGCTCGCCGCGCTCCATCCCTCGGCCCAAGCGCAAACTATTCCGAATGCCCCGATCAATCTCACCGCCTCCGTGGTCTCTGCTTTCCAGATCAGTTTGTCTTGGGCCGATGCCTCGACCAATGAGGACGGATTCAAAGTCGAACGATCCTTGGACGGGACAAACTTCTCCCAGATCGCACAAGTCTCGTCGAATGTGACGAATTACCGGAACGCCGGGCTGTTTCCGAGCACGACCTATTCCTATCGTGTGCGTGCCTACAATGCTGGAGGCGCCTCGGCGTTCTCCGCCGTGGCCAGCGCCGGGACGCCCGCGCCGGCGTGCCCCCTGTCCGTCGTCGGCTGGGGTTATAATGTCGACGGCGAAGTGTCACCGCCCACGACCCTGACCAACGTTGTAGCCATCGCTGCCGGTCAGTACCACAGCCTCGCGATCAATCGCAATGGGACTGTCATTGGCTGGGGATACGATGTCTTCGGCGAAACAACGATACCGGGCGGGTATTCCAACGTGGTGGCCGTCTCGGCTGGTGCCTATCACAGTCTGGCCTTGACGAGCGATCGGACTGTCATTGCCTGGGGGTATAATGGCGACGGAGAAATAACGATACCCGCCGGGCTTTCCAACGTGGTGGCCATCGCCGCCGGGTACTACCATAGCCTGGCATTGAAGAGCGACGGTACCGTCGTCGCTTGGGGGTATAATGGGTTCGGCCAAACGAATGTACCGGCCGGGTTGGCGGGAGTCGTTGCCATCTCCGCCGGGTACTACCACAGTCTGGCCTTGAAGAGCGATGGCACCGTCGTCGCTTGGGGCTACAACTGCTGCGGCCAGACGATGCCCCCAGCCGGGCTTTCCAACGTAGTGGCCATCGCTGCCGGGGGCTACCACGGTTTGGCCTTGAAGAGCGACGGCACCGTCGTTGGCTGGGGGTATAATGGCTATGGCCAAACAACGACGCCATCAGGACTGAGCGGAGTGCTGGCCATCGCCGGCGGGATCTTCCACAGCATGACCTTGCGGAGCGATGGGAGCACGGTCGCCTGGGGCTATAATTTGTATGGCCAAACTGCGACACCGCCCGGATTGACCGGGGTGGCAGCCATCGCCGGTGGCACCTACTTCAGTCTGGCATTGGCACCCGGTCCCGGATCTCCTTCCGCACTTACAGCGACGCAAGTTGGCGGCAACGAGATCGACCTATCTTGGGCCGAGAACTCTTCCAGCGTGCAGGGCTTCAGAATCGACCGCGCACCGGATGCCGGTGGCAATCCGGGAACCTGGGCGCAAATAGCCACGCCCGGGGCTGGCGCCACGACCTATAGCGATACGGCAGTAGTGACGAGCGCGACCTATTGGTACCGAATTCGGGCCAATAACACGTGCGGCGCGTCGCCCTACAGCGCGCTGAAGGTTCCCACAACCCTTGTCCTCGATGACACATGGAGCACCGGTGTGCGCACCAACCAGAACCTTCCGACGAGTTCCGCTTGGTGGACCTCAACTGCGGGAGCCCTCGATGCCGCGGCCAGCAATATGACCCTGACGGTCGGCGGCAGCTCCAGCCAGATCATTACCTACTTCACCCCCGACAGCAATAGTCCTCCCATCCAGCTAAACATCGGAGACACACTGACGGCTACATTCAAGTTCACTTTCAATGGGGTGCCACCAAATGGGAGCAGTTCGCAGGGGTTCCGGTTCGGATTGTTTGACTTCGCCGACGGAAACAACAGCCCGAAACGCGTCAGCAGCGACGGATTGAGCGTCGGCTCCCAGGGATCCTCGGTGGCTGGCTACGCTTTGTTCGGAAAGGTGTACGGTAAATTGAGCGATGCCACTCCCATCGACATCCGCAAACGCATCAATTTGTCGAGTAGCTCCCTGCTCGGCACCAGCGGAGACTTTACGTCGCTGGCCAAGGATTCTCTTGATACGAACAGCTTCGGTGGATTCGCCAACCTGACCCCGTACACCTTGCAGTTTGTCCTGCAGCGGACCGGCCTGAACTCGATGGTGGTCACGATCACCTGGTTGAACACGGTCACCGGCGCAACGCTCTCGGACTCGGTAACCGACAACTCGGCATCCAATTTCAGTTTCGACGGAGTCGGCTATCGTCCTTCGAACAATACTACGGCACCGGCCACGAATGATTTCCAGGAGGTAACCATCACAGTGAGTTCCGCACCGACAGCTCCCGCGGTCACGACCGAACCGCAGGGCCAGTCGGTCTTCGAGGGCCAAAATGCCACCTTCGCCGTGGTCCCGAATGGCACGCTACCTCTGTCGTATCAATGGTACTACAACACCAACACCCCCATCGCCAATGCCACCAATTCCACGCTCGCGCTCACCAACGTTCACCTTGCTGATGCTGGCGGTTACTCAGTCCTTCTCTCCAACCCCTACGGCGCGGTGACCAGCGCCGCCGGCCAGCTGACGGTGGGCCTGGCAGCCCCGGCCATCTCTACGCAACCGCAAAATCTCACGGTCATCCCCGGCCAATTCGCCACCTTCAGCGTAACAGCCAGCGGCAGCCAGCCGCTGATCTACCAGTGGTATTACAATACCAACACCCTTCTGGCCGGGGCCACCGGCGCCTCGGTAATACTCACCAATGTTCAATCCACCAATGCCGGCAGCTACTCCGTCGTCGTGAGCAACACGGCCGGCGCTGTCACCAGTTCCAACGCGGTTCTGACCGTCAACACCAATCCCGCGGCGCCCGTCTTCATCACGCAGCCCGCTTCGGTGCACGTGTACGCCGGCGACACCGCGAGTTTCACCGCTACCACGGTTGGCACACAACCCATCGTCTATCATTGGAATAAGAATACCGTGCCGATTCCCAGCGCGAACGCATCCGTCCTAACCCTGACGAACGTGCAACCATCCGACGCGGGCTCGTACACCGTTGTCGCCAGCAATTCCGTCGGCTCAACCACCAGCACCGGCGCGGTCCTGACCGTCACACTCAAATCGCCCCCGCTGTTGCCGAATATTCCCACAAACCAATTTAACGTCATCAACTTTGGTGCGGTGGGCGATGGTGTGACGAACAATGCCACTGCGATCCAAAGCACCATCAATGCGGCCGCCGCCGCGGGTGGCGGCACGGTGGAGATCCCGTCGGCCGGGAGCTTGAGTACGTATCTGAGCGGTCCGATTGTCTTGTCCAATAACGTAAATCTGAAGATCGACGGCGGGGCGATGTTGCAGATGCTCCCGCGCTCCAATTGGCCCGGCACGGCGACCTTCATTTCAGGCACGACCCTGCACGACGTCGAGATCAGCGGCCTGGGAAGCATCGATGGCCAGGGAACGAACTGGTGGTTCCCCCTCGCCGGGTCGCGGCCGAACTTCATCAGCTTCAGCGGGTGCACCAATGTGCTGGTTCAGGACGTGACGTTGCAGAACCCGCCGACATTCCATCTCATGTTGAAGGGTAACAATGCGGGAATCACGATTCAGGGGATTATCATCAACACTCCGGGCGATTCTCCCAACACCGACGGCATGGACCTGGCGTCCACGAATGTGCTGATACGGAACTGCTTTATCAGTGACGGAGACGACAACATCGAGATCGGCGGCAGTGGCGGCCCGGCGGCCGATATCACCGTCTCCAATTGCACGTTCGGCACCGGCCATGGTGTGTCGATTGGAAGCATCACATCGGGAGGAGTGCATGACATTATCGTGAGCAATTGCACGTTCAACGGCACCGTCAACGGCATCCGCATGAAGTCGGACAACGACCGCGGCGGACTGATCCAGAATCTCCAGTACCTCGACATCACGATGACGAACGTGGCCTACCCGATCACCATCTACAGCTACTACAACACGATCGGCACACCGAATAACATCAGCCCCAGCATCGCTTCGGTCCAGCCCGTCGCCCCGGTCACCAGCCTCACGCCGATTTGGCAGAACATCCTCATCAGCAACCTGACCGTCGTCGCCACCACCGGCCTCAACATCGACGGCATCATCTGGGGCCGCACCGAAATGCTCGTCTCCAACGTCACGTTCTACGACGTGAACATCACCGCGCCCACGAACACCTTCGTCGTCTACAATGCCCAAGGGATCCAGTTTATCGATTCGCACCTCACGACTCCGACCAGCACCAACACATTTACCCTCTACAACGCGCAGATCACCGTCTCCAACAGCGCTCCCAACGCCACGTTGGTGACGCTCGGCGGCTTGGCCATTCCCCCGACCAATAACACCATGGCTTTCTTCAACGCGCAGGCCGCGATCACAGATACCAACATGCTCGGTACCAATCCAAACCTCACGTTGGGCGGTACCACGCTCACAGTGAGTAATAGTCTGAGTCTGGGCGGTGCAACGACGTTAAACTTCGCGCTGGGCGCCAACACGGCGGAAATCGTCGTACCGGGCGCTCTCGTCCTGGGTGGCACGCTGAACGTAGCGGATGGTGGCGGTTTCGGCGCGACCACCTATACATTATTCTCCTACAGCGGCGCGCTGACCTACAACGGGCTGGCGATCGGCGCGACCCCGAGCACGAATTTCACCTACGCGATCTCTACCAACACCCCCGGCCAGGTGAACCTGGTCGTCACCGCCGTCGCGCCTACCGACCCATTCACCGCGTGGCAGAATCAGTATTTCGGTAGTTCCACCAACGCACAGGCGCAGCCGGGCGCAGATCCTTTCGGCAAAGGCATGAGCAACACCAACCAGTTCCTCGCCGGTCTCAATCCGACGAACCCGGCCTCTTTGTTTAAGATCATCTCGACGACGCGGAATACCACCGATGTGGTGATCGTCTGGAGAACGGCCGGTGGCCACACCAATATCGTGCAGGCGACAGGGTCCGCCGGCTATACCGCCAACTTTAACGACATCAGCGCCCCGATCATCATCCCCGGTAACGGCGACGCGACCACCAACTACACGGACAGTGGCGGCGCCACCAACACTCCCTCCCGCTACTACCGCGTACGCTTGGTGCCTTAA
- a CDS encoding glycosyltransferase family 39 protein produces MNAILQMVGRFRVALVLGTFAMVFVALSVSSYLQKSLAIDENGHVLEGYMALTRGYHIRTDHPPFLNELATLPLLIESVKFDPSNVPKDELTHAFFFGQNDCDKLLRWPRLIITLLGALLGVILFFWARDLFGFWPATAGLALYTCEPNFLCNAGVVTADLGLVCFFFGTVYFLCRTLRCLTPVNVAGLAIFFGIAHVSKFSGFLLGPILALLLAVRIVSRQPWPFRWRGDGKLQSLSLKSVASAALIIVVGIVFVLVVWMTYGFHYTTGSDVYGGGTSALYEDPVTRVWLPKSAMVLGWIDRHRLLPNAYTQNFLRQELSTTGNFKFAAFLLGQSKYGHWWYYFPVVFLVKTPLTVLCLFFAGGVLCLFRRRKMGMHALCILLPMALYLAVAMFSTRNIGVRHLLPIYPFVILVAVVPLAELLRRGMKWALACFCLLAWLEMASVYPHYRGFFNCLAGGPRNGPNILADSNIDWGQDLKLLKQWMTAHGVSHINLAYWGVSDAEYYGIDCTHMLTTMQSTYHPLMPPQVPGYVAVSVQLLHDPAFPQVAAYYSPLLEKTPVAMIGYSIYVYWVDQWW; encoded by the coding sequence TTGAATGCGATACTCCAGATGGTTGGACGATTTCGTGTGGCTCTGGTGCTGGGGACGTTTGCGATGGTGTTTGTGGCGTTGTCGGTCAGTAGTTACCTGCAGAAGAGTCTGGCAATCGATGAAAACGGCCATGTTCTGGAAGGTTACATGGCACTGACGCGGGGCTACCATATCCGCACTGATCATCCTCCCTTCCTCAACGAGCTGGCAACCTTACCTCTGTTGATCGAGAGCGTGAAATTCGATCCCAGCAATGTGCCAAAGGACGAGCTGACCCATGCGTTTTTTTTCGGGCAGAATGATTGCGACAAGCTGCTGCGCTGGCCGAGATTGATTATTACGCTTCTGGGTGCGCTGCTGGGCGTGATCCTGTTTTTCTGGGCGCGGGACTTGTTTGGGTTCTGGCCTGCGACAGCGGGCCTGGCGCTCTACACTTGTGAACCGAATTTCCTGTGCAATGCAGGGGTTGTCACGGCGGACTTGGGGCTGGTCTGCTTCTTTTTCGGGACGGTTTATTTCTTGTGCCGAACCCTGCGGTGTTTGACCCCGGTCAATGTGGCGGGGTTGGCAATCTTCTTTGGAATTGCTCATGTCAGCAAGTTTTCCGGGTTTTTGCTGGGACCGATTCTCGCGCTCTTATTGGCCGTCCGCATTGTAAGCAGGCAACCCTGGCCATTTCGGTGGAGGGGGGACGGAAAACTGCAGAGTCTCAGTTTGAAGTCCGTTGCCTCCGCCGCGCTGATTATTGTGGTGGGCATTGTTTTTGTGCTGGTTGTGTGGATGACCTATGGATTCCATTACACCACGGGTTCCGATGTGTATGGCGGAGGTACGAGCGCACTTTATGAAGATCCGGTCACACGCGTCTGGTTGCCAAAATCCGCCATGGTGCTCGGCTGGATTGATCGGCATCGATTGCTGCCGAACGCCTATACGCAGAATTTTCTGCGGCAGGAGCTATCGACGACCGGAAACTTCAAGTTCGCGGCGTTCCTGCTGGGTCAAAGCAAGTACGGACACTGGTGGTATTATTTTCCGGTTGTATTTCTGGTCAAGACGCCACTGACGGTCCTCTGTTTATTTTTCGCGGGCGGGGTCTTGTGCCTCTTCCGAAGAAGGAAAATGGGAATGCATGCCCTGTGCATCCTGTTGCCAATGGCGCTTTACCTGGCAGTGGCAATGTTCAGCACTCGCAATATTGGTGTGCGTCATTTGTTGCCGATTTATCCGTTCGTGATCCTGGTGGCTGTTGTTCCCCTGGCGGAGTTGCTGCGGCGAGGAATGAAGTGGGCGCTCGCTTGTTTTTGCCTCTTGGCTTGGCTTGAAATGGCGAGCGTCTATCCGCATTACCGGGGGTTCTTCAATTGTCTGGCGGGTGGACCGAGGAATGGACCAAATATCCTTGCCGACTCGAATATCGATTGGGGCCAGGATTTGAAATTGCTGAAACAGTGGATGACAGCGCATGGGGTTTCGCACATCAACCTGGCTTATTGGGGGGTGTCGGATGCCGAATACTATGGGATTGACTGTACTCACATGCTGACCACGATGCAATCAACCTATCACCCGCTGATGCCGCCCCAAGTGCCGGGATATGTGGCAGTGAGTGTGCAACTGCTCCACGACCCGGCCTTTCCACAGGTGGCAGCCTACTACTCACCGCTGTTGGAGAAAACGCCCGTCGCAATGATCGGCTATTCCATCTACGTCTATTGGGTGGATCAGTGGTGGTGA